The Prunus persica cultivar Lovell chromosome G8, Prunus_persica_NCBIv2, whole genome shotgun sequence genome includes a region encoding these proteins:
- the LOC18767051 gene encoding uncharacterized protein LOC18767051, with protein sequence MEGRRRLTLLDQMSASGNGRDLAGLSLDDVLLAPAAKQPPPPPALPPTISGRTLLDIIRDEEPKSYRALIGKKDKKAWKSFKDRLRLKRAGSAWASSVRVPTSDIPIRNNTVHGSNHQHLHLHLRSRRSSVRYATPETNLNMVQQVDESNSAGMRQISRRSSTRFGPNASIPSDEPDSDSSGQNARAPMFSRRSSVRFTADEIGTDSPRRRLSTALEEERSLSAREAVAAQVAAEAAAAAASAEEAEAMHGAAQNDVPSADGGAAGTTTEAEPVRMSLMDLLEETDRQMGLESSYTMDDEDEEEYEEEEEEEEEQAEVGNVEYNCCVCMVRHKGAAFIPCGHTFCRMCSRELWVQRGNCPLCNNFILEILDIF encoded by the coding sequence AAGTGGGAACGGGAGAGACTTAGCTGGTTTAAGCCTGGACGACGTCTTGCTGGCCCCTGCAGCCAAACagccacctccacctcctgCTCTGCCCCCAACCATCTCGGGTCGGACTTTGCTCGATATAATCCGAGACGAAGAGCCCAAGTCCTACCGGGCCCTGATTGGCAAGAAGGATAAGAAAGCCTGGAAGTCGTTTAAAGACCGCCTCCGCCTGAAACGCGCGGGCTCTGCTTGGGCCTCCTCCGTCCGCGTCCCCACGTCGGATATCCCTATCCGGAATAACACTGTTCACGGTTCCAATCACCAACATCTTCACCTTCACCTGAGATCGCGTCGCAGCTCAGTGAGATACGCTACGCCCGAGACAAATCTCAACATGGTTCAGCAAGTAGACGAGAGCAATTCCGCGGGAATGCGGCAGATTTCGCGCCGGAGCTCGACCCGGTTCGGCCCGAACGCGTCGATTCCGTCCGACGAGCCCGACTCGGACAGTTCGGGTCAGAACGCGCGGGCGCCGATGTTCTCTCGTCGGAGTTCCGTGCGGTTCACGGCCGACGAGATCGGGACCGACTCGCCCCGGCGACGGTTGTCGACAGCGCTGGAGGAGGAGAGGTCGCTGTCCGCAAGAGAAGCGGTTGCGGCGCAAGTGGCCGCTGAGGCCGCAGCCGCAGCGGCGTCGGCCGAAGAGGCGGAAGCGATGCATGGAGCGGCGCAAAACGACGTGCCGTCGGCGGACGGGGGTGCAGCGGGTACGACGACGGAGGCGGAGCCGGTGAGGATGTCGTTGATGGACCTGTTGGAGGAGACGGACAGGCAGATGGGGCTGGAGTCGAGTTACACCATGGATGACGAGGATGAAGAAGAGTacgaggaggaagaagaagaggaggaggaacaGGCGGAAGTAGGGAACGTAGAGTATAATTGCTGCGTGTGCATGGTAAGGCATAAAGGTGCTGCATTTATCCCCTGCGGTCACACGTTTTGCAGGATGTGCTCCAGAGAGCTCTGGGTGCAGAGGGGCAATTGCCCCCTCTGCAACAATTTCATCTTGGAAATTCTCGACATTTTCTGA